A region of the uncultured Fibrobacter sp. genome:
ATGATGTCACAATCATTGAGAATTGCTGCCGCAATATGCTGGCAATCATCTAAACTTTTTTGCTTGAGTATTCCGAAATCGATGAACTTTTCAGCAAGAGCAATCGTGTCTTCCGTTATTTCGACAACATTGAAGTTAATTTCGCGGAGATGCTTGAAGAATAGTTCCTTCTTGTGAAGATCCTTGCATTCGTTAAGTTCTTTCAAAACGACCTGGGACAAAAAAATATCGTAATCTCCCTTTTTGAGGGATTCCCATACTGCTCGTGTATCAGCCATCTTTTCAGGAGCATCGTCCTGTTCAAGATAGCTGATGACCGATGTGTCCAGATACACTTTGAGTTTTCGGAAGTTCAAATCCATATTTTAAATATACTATAAATGAGGTAAAAAAGTTTAAAGTCCCATTTCCAAATATGTGCCCAGGGTCTTCGCAACCCGCAGAATCTTTGCGTATTTCATGAGCTTCGCGATATTCCTGTCGCGCCGTTTGAGATAGTTCTTGACAATTTCTGTGCAGACGTCGATGCCGATTTTGTTGCGGAATTTTACGGCGTCGCAGACGCATTTTTCGATGTCAAAAATTTTGACCCTGTAGCCGGAAATGGTTTCCGTGGTAACGCCTATGCTCAGAGCTTTGTCAGACAGGTTATGGAGCTTAAAGTTCGGATACTGGGGCACAACGACTTTGCGGCCCCTTTTTATTGCAATATCATATTGCTGCGGGACTTGCGTCGTGAGTTCGTAATGTTCCCATGCCGAGAACATGCAGAGGATTCCACCGGGAATCAGAGACTCAACATCGACCATTACATCGGCTAGGGCAATCTCTTCTGCATAAACACCGCGTTTAACACGAACCAGTTCGCCCTGTTTCGCCTTTTGGAGAGTGGCGTAGTATTGCGCTCGTCCTTGCTCGCAAACCATGCCCGCGGTTATGAAGTTCTTCTCGTACATATGTATAAATCTACTACAAATATACAAAAATGTAGTAGATTTGTACATAAAAAAGTGGGATAATCTTCCTAAATCTTATGATTTCCCCACCTCCACCAGAAAATCTTCCCGTTTTAGCCCATGTTCCGTATAGGGGTCCTCGTCGGGATATCCTACGGGATTGCAGAGCAGCAAGTGCCTTTTGCCGAGCCTGTCAGTGTACTCACGCTTGATGGCGGTGTGGGTGTGGCCCGCTTGCCAGATGCTTCCGTCGTCCATGTTCTCGAGGTATTTGGCTCCGTGGAAATAGAAAAAGTTTGAGCAGGGGTCGTGTTTGTAACGTTCCGCCATGTCGAATTCCAGCGGCAGAAAGTGCGACGTCATGATTTTCGGGCGTTGCGCGGTGAGTTTGCGGAAGGCTCTGTCGTAATGTCGCCAGAGTTTGTCGGTGTTGTTCTGCATGTATCTCCAATGGATTCCGTCGAACCATCGTGTCGCCCACAAAATTTTGTTTGATATTTCAGATGCGCCGGGTGTATGCTTGTACTTGAAATCGCACATGCCCATGCAACCGGCGACATCGCCTGCGATGCGGTTCTCAAGCAGTTGGATATTCGGGATTTTTTCTGCTTCAGCAAGGAAGTATTTTATCTTGCTTTCGGATGTGGTGAATTCTCGGTCCGTCTCGAAACGCCCAATGTATTCTGTGATGATGTCGTGGTTCCCGAGGCACACGTAGACCGTGCTGTATTTTTCGGCGATGAACTTCAAAAATTCTACGTAGGTGTAATAGTTGTTCGCGATATCGCCCGCGATGCAGCAGGCGTCTGCCGGTAGAAAGTTGCGCTCGAAGAAGACTTCGAAATGTTTGCGCAGTACTGCGACTGTGCGAGTCACCGGTACATAGAAATCGACGTGTAAATCGCTGACAAAAAAGTAAGTCATTCGATTAATCTATACTCG
Encoded here:
- a CDS encoding PIN domain-containing protein, whose protein sequence is MDLNFRKLKVYLDTSVISYLEQDDAPEKMADTRAVWESLKKGDYDIFLSQVVLKELNECKDLHKKELFFKHLREINFNVVEITEDTIALAEKFIDFGILKQKSLDDCQHIAAAILNDCDIIISWNFKHIVNVKTIRGIKVITTMQGRKDLLIYPPTALLEEA
- a CDS encoding metallophosphoesterase, with the translated sequence MTYFFVSDLHVDFYVPVTRTVAVLRKHFEVFFERNFLPADACCIAGDIANNYYTYVEFLKFIAEKYSTVYVCLGNHDIITEYIGRFETDREFTTSESKIKYFLAEAEKIPNIQLLENRIAGDVAGCMGMCDFKYKHTPGASEISNKILWATRWFDGIHWRYMQNNTDKLWRHYDRAFRKLTAQRPKIMTSHFLPLEFDMAERYKHDPCSNFFYFHGAKYLENMDDGSIWQAGHTHTAIKREYTDRLGKRHLLLCNPVGYPDEDPYTEHGLKREDFLVEVGKS